One genomic region from Curtobacterium sp. 9128 encodes:
- a CDS encoding NUDIX domain-containing protein — MVRSAGLLLYRTDASGVLEVFIAHMGGPFWRRRERAWSIPKGEYGDDESPRDAALREFAEEIGVGAPTEDLVDLGEFRQASGKRVTVFAGHAPSFSVDAVHSNTVRLELPRGSGRFVEVPEVDDARWAPIEDARSMLVAGQVAALGALGALDARGRGAGVTRAVSRPDLDLARTGGCWIA, encoded by the coding sequence ATGGTGCGGAGTGCGGGACTGCTGCTGTACCGGACGGATGCGTCCGGGGTGCTCGAGGTGTTCATCGCGCACATGGGCGGCCCGTTCTGGCGTCGGCGCGAGCGGGCGTGGTCGATCCCGAAGGGCGAGTACGGCGACGACGAGTCACCGCGCGATGCCGCGCTCCGGGAGTTCGCGGAGGAGATCGGGGTGGGGGCACCGACGGAGGACCTCGTCGACCTCGGCGAGTTCCGACAGGCGTCCGGGAAGCGTGTGACGGTGTTCGCCGGGCACGCCCCGTCGTTCTCCGTGGACGCCGTGCACTCGAACACGGTGCGGCTCGAGCTCCCGCGCGGATCGGGTCGCTTCGTCGAGGTGCCCGAGGTCGACGACGCCCGCTGGGCGCCGATCGAGGACGCTCGCTCCATGCTCGTCGCAGGGCAGGTCGCGGCGCTCGGGGCGCTCGGGGCTCTCGACGCACGGGGACGTGGTGCAGGAGTGACGCGTGCGGTGTCACGACCGGATCTCGATCTGGCCCGAACGGGGGGTTGCTGGATAGCCTGA